In one Myxocyprinus asiaticus isolate MX2 ecotype Aquarium Trade chromosome 1, UBuf_Myxa_2, whole genome shotgun sequence genomic region, the following are encoded:
- the LOC127443791 gene encoding vesicular glutamate transporter 2.1-like: MDTPKEPGFKPSKEGLKQLAGKTLGHMHKVMERRQKTGETIELTEDGRPAQTKEKKPPLCDCTCFGLPRRYIIAIMSGLGFCISFGIRCNLGVAIVSMVNNSTIHLNGKIIIKEKAKFNWDPETVGMIHGSFFWGYIVTQIPGGYISSRLAANRVFGAAIILTSILNMFIPSAARVHYGCVIFVRILQGLVEGVTYPACHGIWSKWAPPLERSRLATTSFCGSYAGAVIAMPLAGILVQYTGWSSVFYVYGCFGIVWYMFWILVSYESPAEHPTITDEERCYIEESIGESAKLLGPAEKFKTPWRKFFTSMPVYAIIVANFCRSWTFYLLLISQPAYFEEVFGFEISKVGMLSALPHLVMTIIVPIGGQIADFLRSKNILSTTTVRKIMNCGGFGMEATLLLVVGFSHSKGVAISFLVLAVGFSGFAISGFNVNHLDIAPRYASILMGISNGVGTLSGMVCPLIVGAMTKHKTREEWQYVFLIASLVHYGGVIFYGIFASGDKQPWADPEQTSEEKCGFIDEDELAEETGDITQSYGALGGPVKTYGATTQLNGGWAEGWDKREEYVQEGVEEGGYGYRQGGN; the protein is encoded by the exons ATGGATACTCCAAAGGAGCCTGGTTTCAAGCCCAGCAAAGAGGGGCTGAAACAACTAGCGGGGAAGACACTGGGGCACATGCACAA GGTGATGGAAAGGCGTCAAAAGACTGGCGAGACCATTGAACTGACCGAGGATGGACGACCTGCTCAGACCAAAGAGAAAAAGCCACCTTTGTGCGACTGCACGTGCTTTGGACTTCCGCGCCGATACATCATCGCCATCATGAGCGGCCTCGGGTTCTGCATCTCTTTCGGTATTCGGTGCAATTTAGGCGTGGCCATAGTGAGCATGGTTAACAACAGCACCATACACCTGAACGGAAAGATCATCATCAAAGAG AAGGCAAAGTTCAACTGGGACCCGGAAACAGTGGGAATGATTCATGGATCGTTTTTCTGGGGTTATATTGTGACACAAATTCCCGGAGGATACATTTCCTCGAGACTGGCGGCAAACAG GGTCTTTGGCGCAGCTATCATCCTCACGTCGATACTGAATATGTTCATCCCCTCAGCTGCACGTGTACATTATGGTTGCGTCATATTCGTCAGGATATTACAAGGGCTTGTAGAG GGAGTGACCTACCCAGCTTGCCATGGGATCTGGAGTAAGTGGGCCCCTCCACTGGAAAGAAGTCGCCTGGCCACAACCTCCTTCTGTG GATCCTATGCTGGAGCTGTCATTGCCATGCCGCTAGCTGGGATCCTTGTGCAGTACACTGGCTGGTCATCTGTTTTCTACGTCTATG GCTGTTTTGGGATCGTATGGTATATGTTCTGGATCTTGGTGTCATATGAAAGCCCAGCTGAACACCCCACCATCACAGATGAAGAACGCTGCTACATCGAGGAGAGTATCGGAGAGTCCGCTAAGCTGCTAGGTCCTGCAGAA AAATTCAAGACACCTTGGAGGAAATTTTTCACATCCATGCCTGTCTATGCAATCATTGTGGCCAACTTCTGCAGGAGTTGGACCTTCTACTTGCTGCTCATCAGCCAGCCTGCATACTTTGAGGAAGTGTTTGGCTTTGAAATTAGCAAG GTTGGCATGCTTTCAGCTCTGCCTCATTTGGTGATGACCATTATCGTGCCCATTGGGGGACAGATAGCTGATTTCCTCCGTAGCAAAAACATCCTGTCCACCACTACCGTTCGGAAGATCATGAACTGTGGAG GCTTTGGAATGGAGGCCACTCTGTTGTTGGTTGTAGGTTTCTCCCACAGTAAAGGGGTAGCCATTTCATTCCTTGTGTTGGCTGTTGGCTTCAGTGGGTTTGCAATATCAG GGTTTAATGTCAATCATTTAGACATCGCTCCTCGCTATGCCAGTATTCTCATGGGAATCTCTAATGGAGTGGGAACTCTGTCAGGAATGGTGTGCCCTCTAATTGTGGGTGCCATGACCAAACACAAG ACCCGAGAAGAGTGGCAGTACGTGTTTCTTATCGCTTCACTGGTGCATTATGGTGGTGTAATCTTCTACGGCATCTTTGCCTCGGGGGATAAGCAGCCGTGGGCGGATCCGGAGCAGACCAGTGAGGAGAAGTGTGGTTTCATTGACGAAGATGAGCTGGCTGAGGAAACAGGGGACATCACCCAGAGCTACGGTGCCCTGGGAGGTCCAGTCAAGACCTATGGTGCCACCACACAGTTGAACGGAGGATGGGCTGAAGGATGGGATAAACGAGAGGAGTATGTACAGGAGGGTGTGGAGGAAGGGGGTTATGGATACAGGCAAGGTGGGAATTAA